In Phragmites australis chromosome 24, lpPhrAust1.1, whole genome shotgun sequence, the following are encoded in one genomic region:
- the LOC133907679 gene encoding uncharacterized protein LOC133907679 isoform X1, whose product MVVCKCRKATRVYCFVHQVPVCGECICFPEHQLCVVKNYAEWVVNSDYDWPQHCSSCNSVLEAGSEETIRMGCLHVMHTKCLISHIQSFPAQTAPAGYVCPSCSTPIWPPSSIKDTGSRLHAKLKEAIVQTGLEKNVFGNHFVTIPKADTRTPSAFASDPLKQLSSSGDRASNGADTVNSAKGAALPSTLYSGIYPSANVGSGTPIHVEPEIVEVDGPSPVITQFPEQESNFIRSPSPHGPGAMTRKGATSVDRQNSEISYYADDEDGNIKKYTKRGTFRHRFLRMLLPFWSSALPTLPVTAPSKRESDAPEGRPRHQRSSRMDPTKILLAMAIMACIATMGILYYRLSQRSLSENFEDEPQ is encoded by the exons ATGGTCGTGTGCAAATGCCGCAAG GCGACGAGGGTTTATTGCTTCGTTCACCAGGTTCCGGTCTGCGGTGAGTGCATATGCTTCCCGGAGCATCAGCTATGTGTG GTGAAAAATTATGCTGAATGGGTTGTTAACTCTGATTATGACTGGCCACAACACTGCTCATCTTGCAATTCGGTTCTGGAAGCTGGAAGCGAAGAAACTATACGAATGGGTTGCTTGC ATGTGATGCACACGAAATGCTTGATATCACATATCCAAAGCTTTCCAGCCCAAACAGCGCCAGCTGGATATGTCTGTCCCTCATGTTCTACGCCT ATATGGCCACCTTCAAGCATTAAAGATACAGGTTCTCGCCTTCATGCTAAATTGAAGGAAGCAATAGTTCAG ACTGGATTGGAGAAGAATGTATTTGGAAATCATTTTGTGACAATACCTAAAGCTGATACTCGCACTCCTTCCGCTTTTGCGTCAGATCCTCTAAAGCAATTATCCAGTTCTGGTGATAGAGCATCTAATGGTGCAGACACAGTTAATTCAGCAAAAGGTGCAGCTTTACCGTCAACATTGTATTCTGGAATATACCCTTCTGCTAATGTAGGATCTGGGACACCTATCCATGTTGAACCAGAAATTGTTGAAGTTGATGGTCCTAGTCCGGTAATAACCCAATTCCCAGAACAGGAGTCCAACTTCATCAGAAGTCCGAGCCCTCATGGG CCCGGTGCCATGACAAGAAAAGGTGCTACCAGTGTTGATAGACAAAATTCAGAGATTTCTTATTAtgctgatgatgaagatggaaaCATCAAAAAGTATACTAAAAGGG GTACATTTCGTCACAGATTTCTAAGGATGCTGCTGCCTTTCTGGTCGAGTGCATTGCCAACATTACCAGTCACAGCACCTTCAAAAAGAGAGAGTGATGCTCCAGAGGGCCGCCCGCGACATCAGAGATCATCAAGAATGGATCCCACAAAGATTTTACTTGCAATGGCTATCAT GGCATGTATAGCAACGATGGGAATTCTCTATTACCGGTTGTCACAGCGCAGTCTTTCTGAAAACTTTGAGGACGAGCCTCAGTAG
- the LOC133907679 gene encoding uncharacterized protein LOC133907679 isoform X2 translates to MVVCKCRKATRVYCFVHQVPVCGECICFPEHQLCVVKNYAEWVVNSDYDWPQHCSSCNSVLEAGSEETIRMGCLHVMHTKCLISHIQSFPAQTAPAGYVCPSCSTPIWPPSSIKDTGSRLHAKLKEAIVQTGLEKNVFGNHFVTIPKADTRTPSAFASDPLKQLSSSGDRASNGADTVNSAKEIVEVDGPSPVITQFPEQESNFIRSPSPHGPGAMTRKGATSVDRQNSEISYYADDEDGNIKKYTKRGTFRHRFLRMLLPFWSSALPTLPVTAPSKRESDAPEGRPRHQRSSRMDPTKILLAMAIMACIATMGILYYRLSQRSLSENFEDEPQ, encoded by the exons ATGGTCGTGTGCAAATGCCGCAAG GCGACGAGGGTTTATTGCTTCGTTCACCAGGTTCCGGTCTGCGGTGAGTGCATATGCTTCCCGGAGCATCAGCTATGTGTG GTGAAAAATTATGCTGAATGGGTTGTTAACTCTGATTATGACTGGCCACAACACTGCTCATCTTGCAATTCGGTTCTGGAAGCTGGAAGCGAAGAAACTATACGAATGGGTTGCTTGC ATGTGATGCACACGAAATGCTTGATATCACATATCCAAAGCTTTCCAGCCCAAACAGCGCCAGCTGGATATGTCTGTCCCTCATGTTCTACGCCT ATATGGCCACCTTCAAGCATTAAAGATACAGGTTCTCGCCTTCATGCTAAATTGAAGGAAGCAATAGTTCAG ACTGGATTGGAGAAGAATGTATTTGGAAATCATTTTGTGACAATACCTAAAGCTGATACTCGCACTCCTTCCGCTTTTGCGTCAGATCCTCTAAAGCAATTATCCAGTTCTGGTGATAGAGCATCTAATGGTGCAGACACAGTTAATTCAGCAAAAG AAATTGTTGAAGTTGATGGTCCTAGTCCGGTAATAACCCAATTCCCAGAACAGGAGTCCAACTTCATCAGAAGTCCGAGCCCTCATGGG CCCGGTGCCATGACAAGAAAAGGTGCTACCAGTGTTGATAGACAAAATTCAGAGATTTCTTATTAtgctgatgatgaagatggaaaCATCAAAAAGTATACTAAAAGGG GTACATTTCGTCACAGATTTCTAAGGATGCTGCTGCCTTTCTGGTCGAGTGCATTGCCAACATTACCAGTCACAGCACCTTCAAAAAGAGAGAGTGATGCTCCAGAGGGCCGCCCGCGACATCAGAGATCATCAAGAATGGATCCCACAAAGATTTTACTTGCAATGGCTATCAT GGCATGTATAGCAACGATGGGAATTCTCTATTACCGGTTGTCACAGCGCAGTCTTTCTGAAAACTTTGAGGACGAGCCTCAGTAG